In the Molothrus aeneus isolate 106 chromosome 28, BPBGC_Maene_1.0, whole genome shotgun sequence genome, one interval contains:
- the MSL1 gene encoding male-specific lethal 1 homolog produces MGAGGGSPGQAACLRQILLLQLDLIEQQQQQLQAKERQIEELRAERDTLLARIERMERRVQLVKKDSEREKHRIFQGFEVDEKPEAEACEKLPLECPQELLEPPPTLQPKHFPYGRNGKGHKRKPTFGSTERKTPVKKLVSEFSKVKSKTPKHSPGKEESGGSLAETVCKRELRSQETPEKTRSLLETPLRASAPPKGPGTHPKEKSFVSEADDLPYLSTTEMYLCRWHQPPPSPLPLREPSPKKEETVAIPSWRDHVVEPLRDPNPSDLLENLDDSVFSKRHAKLELDEKRRKRWDIQRIREQRILQRLQLRMYKRKGIQESEPEVTSFFPEPDDVESLLITPYLPVVAFGRPLPKLTPQNFELPWLDERSRCRLEVQKKQTPHRTCRK; encoded by the exons ATGGGCGCCGGCGGAGGGTCGCCCGGGCAGGCCGCCTGCCTGCGGcagatcctgctgctccagctggaccTGatcgagcagcagcagcagcagctgcaggccaAGGAGCGGCAGATCGAGGAGCTCCGGGCCGAGCGCGACACG CTCCTGGCGCGCATCGAGCGCATGGAAAGGCGGGTGCAGCTGGTGAAGAAGGACAGCGAGCGGGAGAAGCACCGCATCTTCCAGGGCTTTGAGGTGGATGAGAAGCCTGAGGCAGAGgcctgtgagaagctgcctctggagtgtccccaggagctgctggagcctccCCCGACCCTGCAGCCCAAGCACTTCCCCTACGGCAGGAACGGGAAGGGGCATAAAAG gaAGCCAACATTTGGGAGCACAGAGAGGAAGACGCCTGTGAAAAAACTAGTGTCAGAATTCTCCAAAGTGAAGAGTAAAACTCCAAAACACTCCCCGGGGAAGGAGGAATCAGGCGGCTCCTTGGCTGAAACTGTTTGTAAACGAGAACTGCGGAGCCAAGAGACTCCGGAAAAAACCCGCTCGCTCCTGGAGACCCCACTGAGAGCATCAGCCCCACCCAAGGGTCCTGGCACTCACCCCAAGGAGAAAAGCTTTGTCAGTGAGGCCGACGACCTGCCCTACCTGTCCACCACAGAAATGTACCTGTGCCGCTGGCACCAGCCGCCCCCGTCGCCGCTGCCGCTGCGGGAGCCTTCCCCCAAAAAGGAGGAGACTGTAGCAA TTCCGTCTTGGAGGGACCATGTCGTGGAGCCCCTGAGAGACCCCAACCCCTCGGACCTCCTGGAG AACCTGGACGACAGCGTCTTCTCCAAACGGCACGcaaagctggagctggatgAGAAACGAAGGAAAAG GTGGGACATCCAGCGGATCAGGGAACAGAGAATCCTACAGCGGCTGCAGCTCCGAATGTACAAAAGGAAAGGGATTCAGGAGTCGGAACCTGAAGTTACCTCATTTTTCCCTGAGCCAGATGATG TGGAAAGTTTGCTCATCACCCCTTACCTGCCCGTCGTCGCCTTTGGCCGGCCCTTGCCCAAACTGACCCCACA gaaCTTcgagctgccctggctggacGAGCGCAGCCGCTGCCGGCTGGAGGTGCAGAAGAAGCAGACACCACACCGGACCTGTCGGAAATaa